In Deltaproteobacteria bacterium, a single genomic region encodes these proteins:
- a CDS encoding DEAD/DEAH box helicase, with product MNPAEAHERPIDTDPTVPAGVRAALVRRGFAALTSVQRAVLADQAQGRNLRISSQTGSGKTVALGFVLARALEEPCNDPKAIRGLVVVPTRELAVQVQQELRWLFADLDDVRVEVVTGGTDMMRERQALRRPPTILVATPGRLLDHVRRGSVRCDGVQQLVLDEADRMLDMGFREDLEAIVDALPAERHSHLVSATFPPQVRRLAERVQSDPLVLQGTDLGVANADIEHVACLVDRHDTYAAIVNALLLARGERVLVFVERRADASELADRLTTDGFAVQSLSGELSQAQRTRSLEAFRRGVIDVLVCTDVAARGIDVPEISLVIQADLPRDPDGYTHRAGRTGRAGCKGRSLLLVPPRGQQQALHVLRVANVQATWRPLPRPDEIHDAIASRAREDLRASLEHGAVGDPRELAHASALLREHDPAQLVAMLLRAAMPSLPCAPMPTRAIDPHANARAPSRHKGPHPGHGKHPRGAAKGARGPRPDLRVSRQRDAS from the coding sequence GTGAACCCGGCCGAAGCGCACGAGCGCCCCATCGATACTGATCCCACCGTGCCCGCGGGCGTGCGTGCCGCCCTCGTCCGCCGTGGCTTCGCCGCGTTGACCTCGGTGCAGCGTGCCGTGCTCGCCGACCAGGCGCAGGGCCGCAACCTTCGCATCTCGTCGCAGACGGGCTCGGGCAAGACCGTCGCGCTCGGCTTCGTGCTGGCGCGCGCGCTGGAGGAGCCCTGCAACGATCCCAAGGCGATCCGGGGCCTGGTGGTGGTGCCGACCCGCGAGCTCGCGGTGCAGGTGCAGCAAGAGCTGCGCTGGCTGTTCGCCGATCTCGACGACGTCCGCGTCGAGGTCGTCACCGGTGGCACCGACATGATGCGCGAGCGCCAGGCGCTGCGGCGCCCGCCGACGATCCTCGTGGCGACCCCGGGCCGCCTGCTCGATCACGTGCGGCGCGGCAGCGTGCGCTGCGATGGTGTGCAGCAGCTCGTGCTCGACGAGGCCGACCGCATGCTCGACATGGGCTTTCGCGAGGACCTCGAGGCCATCGTCGACGCGCTGCCGGCCGAGCGTCACTCCCACCTGGTCTCGGCGACGTTTCCGCCGCAGGTCCGCCGTCTCGCCGAGCGCGTGCAGTCCGACCCGCTCGTGCTGCAGGGCACCGACCTCGGGGTCGCCAACGCCGACATCGAGCACGTCGCGTGCTTGGTCGACCGCCACGACACCTACGCGGCGATCGTCAACGCCCTGCTGCTCGCCCGCGGCGAGCGGGTGCTGGTGTTCGTCGAGCGCCGCGCCGACGCCAGCGAGCTCGCCGATCGTCTGACCACCGACGGCTTCGCGGTGCAGTCGCTGAGCGGTGAGCTGAGCCAGGCCCAGCGCACGCGCTCGCTCGAGGCGTTCCGCCGTGGCGTCATCGACGTGCTGGTGTGCACCGACGTCGCCGCGCGCGGCATCGACGTGCCCGAGATCTCGCTGGTGATCCAGGCCGACCTGCCGCGCGACCCCGATGGCTACACCCATCGCGCCGGTCGCACCGGCCGTGCCGGCTGCAAGGGACGCAGCCTGTTGTTGGTGCCGCCGCGAGGTCAGCAGCAGGCGCTGCACGTGCTGCGCGTCGCCAACGTGCAGGCGACCTGGCGCCCGCTGCCGCGACCCGATGAGATCCACGACGCGATCGCCTCGCGGGCGCGCGAGGATCTGCGCGCTAGCCTCGAGCATGGTGCGGTCGGTGACCCTCGCGAGCTGGCCCACGCGTCGGCGTTGCTGCGCGAGCACGACCCCGCACAGCTGGTCGCGATGCTGTTGCGCGCGGCCATGCCATCGCTGCCGTGCGCACCGATGCCGACCCGCGCGATCGATCCCCACGCGAATGCGCGGGCGCCCTCGCGGCACAAGGGGCCGCATCCCGGCCACGGCAAGCACCCCCGCGGCGCGGCCAAGGGCGCCCGCGGCCCACGCCCGGACCTTCGGGTCTCGCGGCAGCGCGACGCTTCGTAG
- a CDS encoding NAD(P)/FAD-dependent oxidoreductase, whose product MKTPKIVIIGAGPAGGACALVLARLGIAEVLVLDKATYPRIKVCGSGLSPHALEMLDLLGLRQRFASSHVGMPRLLARGPEGEEVRLAGREGAWVVPRVDLDAAVIGEAVRSGAVFREGAKVVELLRDDAGEVTGVRTDDGTIEADLVVCANGSPSRFSTDASPATGIRTIMGWWSDTALRSDEAVMIWDRRLEGYYAWAFPEPRGRMNIGLTIPEHAAAADALKQLFQELLDEHFGAALASAEPHGKWMGHPATVTTRIGELAQSHAMWIGEAARLVSPGTVEGISFALESGMVAAEFIAEHFDATHGFSRVQRALLRTKMIARMLPKFWAGAAFARLMRSDPARHLTAQVLDPQWFASKATRLVGDRTTRGAT is encoded by the coding sequence ATGAAGACCCCGAAGATCGTCATCATCGGAGCTGGCCCGGCCGGCGGCGCATGTGCCCTGGTGCTCGCGCGACTCGGCATCGCCGAGGTGCTCGTGCTCGACAAGGCCACGTATCCGCGGATCAAGGTCTGCGGCAGCGGCTTGTCCCCCCATGCGCTCGAGATGCTCGACCTGCTCGGCCTGCGGCAGCGCTTCGCCAGCAGCCACGTCGGCATGCCGCGTCTGCTGGCGCGCGGCCCCGAGGGCGAGGAGGTGCGTCTCGCCGGGCGCGAGGGCGCGTGGGTGGTGCCGCGCGTCGACCTCGACGCGGCCGTGATCGGCGAGGCGGTGCGCAGCGGCGCCGTGTTCCGCGAGGGTGCCAAGGTGGTCGAGCTGTTGCGCGACGACGCCGGCGAAGTCACCGGCGTCCGCACCGATGACGGCACGATCGAAGCGGATCTCGTGGTGTGTGCCAACGGCTCGCCCTCGCGCTTCTCGACCGACGCGAGCCCCGCGACGGGGATCCGCACCATCATGGGCTGGTGGTCCGACACCGCGCTGCGCAGCGACGAGGCGGTGATGATCTGGGACCGACGGCTCGAGGGCTACTACGCGTGGGCGTTCCCGGAGCCCCGCGGCCGCATGAACATCGGCCTGACGATCCCCGAGCACGCCGCGGCTGCCGACGCGCTCAAGCAGCTGTTCCAGGAGCTGCTCGACGAGCACTTCGGGGCCGCGTTGGCCTCGGCCGAGCCGCACGGCAAGTGGATGGGCCATCCCGCCACCGTGACCACGCGCATCGGCGAGCTCGCGCAATCGCACGCCATGTGGATCGGCGAAGCGGCGCGGCTGGTGTCGCCGGGCACCGTCGAGGGCATCTCGTTCGCGCTCGAGAGCGGCATGGTGGCGGCCGAGTTCATCGCCGAGCACTTCGACGCGACGCACGGCTTCTCGCGGGTGCAGCGGGCACTGCTGCGCACGAAGATGATCGCGCGCATGCTACCGAAGTTCTGGGCTGGCGCAGCGTTCGCGCGACTGATGCGATCGGACCCGGCGCGGCACCTCACCGCGCAGGTGCTGGATCCGCAGTGGTTTGCGAGCAAGGCCACGCGGCTGGTCGGCGACCGCACGACCCGCGGCGCCACCTGA
- a CDS encoding tetratricopeptide repeat protein: MSTRDHGPLELVLRHEHGRIVASLMREFGAHRLAIVEDAIGQALLEGTTAWRTRGVPPHARAWIHRAARHRVIDELRRRHREEGLDGAPEPAVAADDGEAALAGDVHDDELRALFACAEPSIPLASQIVFALRGLCGFSTREIAMRLVTSEANVQKRFERARDRLREVDLQRVPDASEWPDRADAVLRMIYVLFTEGYFASSGDRVLRLELCREALRLAELVVAHPRASSSNALALLALMRLHHARRDARVDAEGEPVAIEEQDRRRYHRRELVEALDVLQTATRGGLASKYHIEAAIAAEHAFAPNFEATRWATIHGLYQRLVQLEPSPLHELHAAIALSYAEGPGAGLAHLEKTRPPTWLRESHLWLATYADLHRRLGDLDRAREYYDRALAIAPENERRMLSRRRAALA; the protein is encoded by the coding sequence TTGTCCACGCGCGACCACGGGCCGCTCGAACTCGTGCTCCGGCACGAGCACGGGCGGATCGTGGCGTCGTTGATGCGTGAGTTCGGTGCGCACCGCCTCGCGATCGTGGAGGACGCGATCGGGCAGGCACTCCTGGAGGGCACGACCGCGTGGCGAACCCGCGGCGTGCCCCCGCACGCGCGCGCGTGGATCCATCGCGCCGCCCGCCACCGCGTGATCGACGAACTGCGTCGCCGTCACCGCGAAGAAGGGCTCGACGGCGCGCCCGAGCCCGCGGTCGCGGCCGACGATGGCGAGGCCGCGCTCGCGGGTGACGTCCACGACGACGAGCTGCGCGCCCTGTTCGCCTGCGCGGAGCCGTCGATCCCGCTCGCCTCCCAGATCGTGTTCGCCCTGCGCGGGCTGTGCGGTTTCTCGACCCGCGAGATCGCGATGCGACTGGTCACCTCCGAGGCAAACGTCCAGAAGCGCTTCGAACGGGCGCGCGACCGCCTGCGCGAGGTGGACCTGCAACGGGTGCCGGACGCCAGCGAGTGGCCCGATCGCGCCGACGCAGTGCTGCGCATGATCTACGTGCTGTTCACCGAAGGCTACTTCGCCTCGAGCGGTGACCGCGTGCTCCGGCTCGAGCTGTGTCGCGAGGCCCTACGGCTGGCCGAGCTGGTCGTCGCGCATCCACGGGCGAGCTCGAGCAACGCGCTCGCACTGCTCGCGCTGATGCGGCTGCACCACGCACGGCGAGACGCCCGTGTCGATGCCGAGGGCGAGCCTGTCGCGATCGAGGAGCAGGATCGCCGGCGCTACCATCGGCGCGAGCTCGTCGAGGCGCTCGATGTACTGCAGACCGCGACCCGCGGTGGTCTCGCGTCGAAGTATCACATCGAGGCCGCGATCGCGGCCGAGCACGCCTTCGCGCCGAACTTCGAGGCCACGCGCTGGGCGACGATCCACGGGCTCTACCAGCGCCTCGTGCAGCTCGAACCCTCGCCGTTGCACGAGCTCCACGCTGCGATCGCGCTCTCGTATGCCGAAGGGCCCGGGGCCGGACTCGCGCACCTGGAGAAGACGCGACCGCCGACCTGGCTCAGGGAGTCGCACCTGTGGCTCGCGACCTACGCCGACCTCCATCGGCGCCTCGGCGATCTCGACCGCGCGCGGGAGTACTACGATCGCGCGCTCGCCATCGCACCGGAGAACGAGCGACGGATGTTGTCGCGGCGCCGCGCGGCGCTGGCCTGA
- a CDS encoding DUF1552 domain-containing protein, whose protein sequence is MLGGGSALAIGLPLLEAMAPRQARAGGGGDPRRFLAFFTPNGMPMNRWTPTSQGAGYDLPPALEGLADIQDQVSVLTGLQNSAVNGSAGHAPSTAGFLTGTPVADSQTDLSNTSSVDQVYAQFIAGQSAINSLALGLLADNGATQCDASNYGCAYIRNISWNGSTPIPKLTTPRPRSICCSRATTAMPRRSNSRFAGPSD, encoded by the coding sequence GTGTTGGGCGGCGGCTCGGCGCTGGCGATCGGCCTGCCGCTGCTCGAGGCCATGGCGCCGCGGCAGGCCAGAGCGGGAGGCGGAGGGGATCCGCGGCGGTTCCTGGCCTTCTTCACGCCCAACGGCATGCCGATGAACCGGTGGACGCCGACGAGCCAAGGCGCCGGTTACGACCTGCCCCCCGCACTCGAGGGGCTCGCCGACATCCAGGATCAGGTGTCGGTGCTGACGGGTCTGCAGAACTCGGCCGTGAACGGCTCGGCCGGTCACGCGCCGTCGACCGCGGGCTTCTTGACCGGCACGCCGGTGGCCGACAGCCAGACCGACCTCTCCAACACCTCGAGCGTGGACCAGGTCTACGCGCAGTTCATCGCCGGCCAGAGCGCGATCAACTCCCTGGCACTGGGTCTGCTGGCGGACAACGGCGCGACCCAGTGCGACGCCAGCAACTATGGCTGCGCGTACATCCGCAACATCTCGTGGAATGGATCGACGCCGATCCCGAAGCTGACCACCCCCAGGCCGCGTTCGATCTGCTGTTCGCGGGCTACGACAGCGATGCCTCGTCGCAGCAACTCGCGATTCGCCGGGCCAAGCGACTGA
- a CDS encoding DUF1552 domain-containing protein, whose translation MGATDRQKLDEYLTAVRDLEQRVESEELGGVQACMAQAPAVPTNIESKVLATLDVIALAFKCDRTRSVTFMCGEGLNSLDFSHLGISTGHHTLSHALGVTANAADYLEIARWEVRMFVELLQRLAAIPEGDDSVLDSTIAYFGNEISEGYVHSHVNLPVLLAGGAALGLSPGRHVVYGNQPPIADLFIGVLGALGVDVPSFGAHGTAALSQL comes from the coding sequence ATGGGTGCGACCGATCGCCAGAAACTCGACGAGTACCTGACCGCGGTCCGCGATCTCGAGCAGCGTGTGGAGTCCGAGGAACTCGGCGGCGTACAGGCGTGCATGGCCCAGGCTCCGGCTGTCCCGACCAACATCGAGTCCAAGGTGCTCGCGACCCTCGACGTCATCGCGCTGGCGTTCAAGTGCGATCGCACGCGATCGGTGACCTTCATGTGCGGTGAGGGGCTCAACTCGCTCGACTTCTCGCATCTGGGTATCTCCACCGGCCATCACACGCTCTCGCACGCCCTGGGCGTGACGGCGAACGCCGCCGACTACCTCGAGATCGCGCGCTGGGAGGTCCGGATGTTCGTCGAGCTATTGCAGCGACTCGCCGCGATCCCCGAGGGTGACGACTCGGTGCTCGACAGCACCATCGCCTACTTCGGCAACGAGATCTCCGAGGGCTATGTGCACTCCCACGTCAACCTCCCAGTGCTGCTCGCCGGTGGTGCTGCGCTCGGGCTCTCACCCGGCCGGCACGTGGTCTATGGCAACCAACCGCCGATAGCCGATCTCTTCATCGGCGTGCTCGGGGCGCTCGGCGTCGACGTGCCCAGCTTCGGCGCCCACGGGACCGCTGCGCTCTCCCAGCTCTGA
- a CDS encoding DUF1592 domain-containing protein has protein sequence MLPSTIARVVCASACLCWLTACATSAAATADTAVGGSDTGDDPDTGAQDSGGDDVDDPSEDLDPGRVTLRRLNRVEYGNTLRDLFFGLDLGVAVDFPDDDSALGYDNIGDVMSVTPLLFDLYERATDEVLTAALIDPAHADIRAQIIPCDPASDACVHDVLSAFMRRAWRRPIAEDELAAVSERVGATTQAGGTRDEGLMLALQHVLMSPHFVFRVELDADPVASEAHDLSDHELATRLSYFIWSSMPDAALMAAADAGELHSSAEIEAQVRRMLADPRALALLDNFAGQWLGVRGLAELDDAAEHPGIDAELAAAMRAETEASIVRLFTGESSLVDLLTSDQGMVNDRLARLYGLPEPGTDALVPVSFADVPRRGLFTQASMMALLSNQGRSSPTRRGKWILDKILCSPPPSPPANVDNNLPQPGPGQTTRDVLEQLRENANCAGCHAVIDPIGLPFESYDATGAWRDQENGVDIDPSTEVGGVAYPDAIALLAGLVADSAPYQRCAAQQMLTYAVGRELGSSDDPWLDALLEISEAADAHVPELLIGVAQSAAFRRRRGEPE, from the coding sequence ATGCTCCCATCGACGATCGCTCGAGTCGTGTGCGCCAGCGCCTGCCTGTGTTGGCTGACGGCGTGCGCAACGAGTGCCGCTGCCACCGCCGACACCGCCGTCGGTGGCAGCGACACGGGCGATGACCCCGACACCGGCGCCCAAGATTCGGGCGGAGATGACGTCGATGATCCCAGCGAGGACCTCGATCCCGGCCGCGTGACCCTGCGCCGCCTCAACCGCGTCGAGTACGGCAACACCCTGCGCGATCTGTTCTTCGGCCTCGACTTGGGGGTCGCCGTCGACTTCCCCGACGACGACTCCGCCCTCGGCTACGACAACATCGGCGACGTGATGAGCGTGACCCCGTTGCTGTTCGACCTCTACGAGCGCGCGACGGACGAGGTGTTGACCGCCGCCCTGATCGACCCCGCCCACGCCGACATCCGCGCGCAGATCATCCCCTGCGACCCGGCGAGCGACGCCTGCGTGCACGACGTGCTCTCGGCGTTCATGCGCCGCGCGTGGCGACGCCCGATCGCCGAGGACGAGCTGGCCGCCGTGTCCGAGCGCGTCGGAGCGACCACCCAGGCCGGCGGCACGCGCGACGAGGGCTTGATGCTCGCGCTGCAGCACGTGCTGATGTCGCCCCACTTCGTGTTCCGCGTCGAGCTCGACGCCGACCCGGTCGCGAGCGAGGCCCACGATCTCTCGGATCACGAGCTGGCCACGCGCCTCTCGTACTTCATCTGGAGCTCGATGCCGGATGCTGCGCTGATGGCCGCGGCCGACGCCGGCGAGCTGCACAGCTCGGCGGAGATCGAGGCCCAGGTGCGGCGCATGCTCGCGGATCCCCGGGCGCTCGCGTTGCTCGACAACTTTGCCGGCCAGTGGCTTGGCGTACGCGGCCTCGCCGAGCTCGACGATGCGGCCGAGCACCCCGGAATCGACGCCGAGCTGGCCGCAGCCATGCGCGCCGAGACCGAGGCCAGCATCGTGCGGCTGTTCACCGGCGAGAGTTCGCTGGTCGACCTGCTGACCTCTGACCAGGGCATGGTCAACGATCGCCTCGCACGTCTGTACGGCCTGCCGGAGCCCGGCACCGACGCGCTCGTGCCGGTGTCGTTCGCGGACGTGCCACGGCGCGGGCTGTTCACGCAGGCGAGCATGATGGCGCTGCTGTCGAACCAGGGGCGGAGCTCCCCCACTCGACGGGGCAAGTGGATCCTCGACAAGATCCTCTGCAGTCCGCCGCCGTCGCCACCGGCCAACGTCGACAACAACCTCCCGCAGCCGGGGCCGGGTCAGACCACCCGCGACGTGCTCGAACAGCTGCGCGAGAACGCCAACTGTGCCGGCTGCCATGCGGTCATCGACCCCATCGGGCTGCCGTTCGAGAGCTACGATGCCACCGGTGCATGGCGCGATCAGGAGAACGGCGTCGACATCGATCCCTCGACCGAGGTCGGCGGTGTCGCGTATCCCGATGCGATCGCCCTTCTGGCCGGCCTGGTCGCCGACAGCGCGCCGTACCAGCGGTGCGCGGCCCAGCAGATGTTGACGTACGCGGTCGGTCGCGAGCTCGGCTCGAGCGATGACCCTTGGCTCGACGCGTTGCTCGAGATCTCCGAGGCCGCCGACGCGCACGTGCCCGAGCTGCTCATCGGCGTGGCCCAGAGCGCGGCGTTTCGCCGCCGACGCGGCGAGCCCGAGTGA
- a CDS encoding sigma-70 family RNA polymerase sigma factor produces MDDAEAPLRSILLEVIAGPQASAAAAIAQLDSQLQALFDAAVVDNGDDFGVDVAAFVLYLAERLPDDVPCEQALSRVCGGDLLLAMACAMGHAKALGQLERRHGPAVARTLEGMRSRTISPDDLLQIVRQKLFVSASGPPLVTRYAGQGRLSAWLRVTAKRLGLNALRDGRERLDVEPDDDASEVADELADVELAVLKRDYHAQFREAFAAATARLPERGRTLLRLSVVEGVSVRRLGVLYGTHATTAARWLAAARRALIELTIEELGRRVEISSDDLAAAIKFIRSQLDLSITRLLE; encoded by the coding sequence GTGGACGACGCCGAAGCTCCGCTGCGCTCGATCCTGCTCGAGGTGATCGCGGGGCCGCAGGCGAGTGCAGCGGCTGCCATCGCGCAGCTCGACTCGCAGCTGCAGGCGCTGTTCGACGCCGCGGTCGTCGACAACGGCGACGACTTCGGCGTCGACGTCGCGGCGTTCGTGCTCTACCTCGCCGAACGCCTGCCCGACGACGTACCCTGCGAACAGGCGCTGTCGCGGGTGTGCGGCGGCGATCTGCTGCTCGCGATGGCCTGCGCGATGGGCCACGCCAAAGCCCTCGGGCAGCTCGAGCGACGCCATGGGCCTGCGGTCGCGCGCACGCTCGAGGGCATGCGCAGCCGCACCATCTCGCCCGACGATCTGCTGCAGATCGTGCGACAGAAACTGTTCGTGAGCGCCAGCGGTCCACCGCTGGTGACCCGTTACGCGGGGCAGGGTCGCCTGTCCGCGTGGCTGCGCGTGACGGCCAAGCGCCTCGGGCTCAACGCGCTCCGCGACGGTCGCGAGCGGCTCGACGTCGAGCCCGACGACGACGCGAGCGAGGTCGCCGACGAGCTCGCGGACGTCGAGCTCGCGGTGCTCAAGCGCGACTATCATGCGCAGTTCCGTGAGGCGTTCGCGGCCGCGACGGCGCGCCTGCCCGAACGCGGGCGCACGCTGCTGCGGCTCTCGGTGGTCGAGGGCGTGTCGGTGCGTCGGCTCGGCGTGCTGTACGGCACCCACGCGACGACCGCAGCGCGGTGGCTCGCTGCGGCACGCCGAGCGCTGATCGAGCTCACCATCGAGGAGCTCGGGCGACGGGTCGAGATCTCCTCCGACGACCTCGCCGCGGCGATCAAGTTCATCCGCTCGCAGCTGGATCTGAGCATCACGCGTCTGCTCGAGTAG
- a CDS encoding protein kinase: MSPALQACPDENDIVAFAEGLVPESRREAIAQHVDRCTTCRALIVEAFEPEPDSVPAAPRTPRRGDALGRYLVIEPIGAGGLGEVFLAYDPELDRRVAVKRLRRNVDGAGADTERERLGREARLMAQLADPNVVHVYDAGVQDGHVFIAMEYVEGQTLQGWLREQARSWQELVAVFVQTARGLIAAHELGIVHRDFKPANVLLGRDGRARVADFGLAHGVIATAGLGEGVAGVRGARADITASGTILGTPAYMAPEQHAGARVDARADQFAFCAALFEAVYGCKPFAGDSIEALGRAKQAGCIVAVEPAIAPPAWLHRAIVRGLAPRPDDRFASMVALVEALTSQERRRTKRAQLRNLLALGLATAGIASFALWRSAPPLGIGVQVQVLQQRAERHADAGVYVFPPLAKPTAETAYTAVRGLEQLDDPSGGAQDAAVRLRRRFADELVARADASFDRTDARVLALELYTAALVFDPRQPRALERARVPAWLVADLGQRAESGMLRDEELALAELVRIDGTGPASGQRDAAPATARLRAQVASLPASLRLQLAGPLSRLRDDPSPAPVAAKTPDAASPVVIGADAAPAGAAPAVRDADPARRPRATSAAARPTNDGAAAPATADPAEAQRRADAALALLRAGDIRGAEAGLHRALEADPRNADAWGGLAELLFEASRYHEAERYAKLYVAARPRSGTQRILLGDIQFKLQKYKDARAQYDKAMQLGDARAAKRIEQLDQRLGRE; this comes from the coding sequence ATGAGCCCTGCGCTGCAAGCCTGCCCCGACGAGAACGACATCGTCGCGTTCGCCGAGGGCCTGGTCCCGGAGTCGCGGCGCGAGGCGATCGCACAGCACGTCGATCGCTGCACGACGTGTCGGGCGCTCATCGTCGAAGCCTTCGAGCCCGAGCCTGACAGCGTGCCCGCGGCACCGCGGACGCCTCGGCGCGGCGATGCGCTCGGGCGCTACCTCGTGATCGAGCCCATCGGTGCCGGTGGGCTCGGCGAGGTGTTCCTGGCCTACGATCCGGAGCTCGATCGCCGCGTCGCGGTCAAGCGACTGCGTCGCAACGTCGACGGCGCGGGCGCCGACACGGAGCGCGAACGCCTGGGTCGCGAGGCGCGGCTGATGGCCCAGCTCGCCGATCCCAACGTCGTGCACGTGTACGACGCCGGCGTTCAGGACGGGCACGTGTTCATCGCGATGGAGTACGTCGAGGGGCAGACGCTGCAGGGGTGGCTGCGCGAGCAGGCGCGCAGCTGGCAAGAGCTGGTGGCGGTGTTCGTGCAGACGGCCCGCGGGCTGATCGCGGCCCACGAGCTCGGCATCGTGCACCGCGACTTCAAGCCGGCCAACGTGTTGCTGGGGCGCGACGGGCGTGCGCGCGTGGCCGACTTCGGGCTGGCGCACGGCGTCATCGCGACGGCGGGGCTCGGCGAGGGCGTGGCCGGTGTCCGGGGTGCGCGGGCCGACATCACCGCGTCGGGCACGATCCTCGGCACGCCGGCGTACATGGCCCCCGAGCAACACGCGGGCGCGCGGGTCGACGCGCGCGCCGATCAGTTTGCGTTCTGCGCCGCGCTGTTCGAGGCGGTGTATGGCTGCAAGCCCTTCGCGGGGGACAGCATCGAGGCGCTCGGTCGCGCCAAGCAGGCCGGATGCATCGTTGCCGTCGAGCCCGCGATCGCGCCGCCGGCATGGTTGCACCGGGCGATCGTCCGTGGGCTCGCCCCGCGACCCGACGATCGCTTCGCTTCGATGGTCGCGTTGGTCGAGGCGCTGACCTCCCAGGAGCGGCGGCGCACGAAGCGTGCGCAGCTGCGGAACCTCCTCGCCCTCGGGCTCGCGACCGCAGGCATCGCCTCGTTCGCCCTGTGGCGCAGCGCGCCGCCGCTGGGCATCGGCGTGCAGGTGCAGGTGCTGCAACAGCGCGCCGAGCGTCACGCGGACGCGGGCGTCTACGTGTTCCCGCCCTTGGCGAAGCCGACGGCGGAGACCGCGTACACGGCCGTGCGTGGCCTCGAACAGCTCGACGATCCCAGTGGAGGGGCGCAGGACGCCGCCGTTCGATTGCGACGCCGCTTCGCCGACGAGCTGGTCGCGCGCGCGGATGCATCGTTCGACCGCACCGACGCGCGCGTGCTCGCGCTCGAGCTCTACACCGCCGCGTTGGTGTTCGATCCCCGCCAACCTCGGGCGCTCGAGCGCGCGCGGGTGCCAGCGTGGCTCGTCGCAGATCTCGGTCAGCGTGCGGAGAGTGGGATGCTGCGCGACGAAGAGCTGGCGCTGGCGGAGCTGGTGCGCATCGACGGCACCGGGCCCGCATCCGGGCAGCGCGACGCAGCCCCGGCGACGGCGCGACTGCGTGCGCAGGTCGCCTCGCTCCCGGCCTCGCTGCGACTGCAGCTCGCCGGCCCGCTGTCGCGGCTGCGCGACGATCCCTCGCCGGCCCCTGTGGCTGCGAAGACCCCCGACGCGGCGTCGCCCGTGGTGATCGGGGCCGACGCGGCGCCTGCCGGCGCGGCCCCGGCGGTACGCGACGCCGATCCGGCACGCAGACCGCGTGCGACGAGCGCTGCCGCGCGCCCGACCAACGACGGCGCCGCTGCGCCCGCGACTGCCGATCCGGCCGAGGCCCAGCGGCGCGCGGATGCGGCCTTGGCCCTGCTGCGCGCCGGTGACATCCGCGGCGCGGAGGCGGGACTGCATCGCGCGCTCGAGGCGGATCCGCGCAATGCCGATGCGTGGGGCGGCCTGGCCGAGCTGCTGTTCGAGGCCAGCCGCTACCACGAGGCCGAGCGCTACGCGAAGCTGTACGTCGCCGCGCGGCCGCGCAGCGGCACGCAGCGCATTCTCTTGGGCGACATTCAGTTCAAGCTGCAGAAGTACAAGGACGCGCGCGCGCAGTACGACAAGGCCATGCAGCTCGGTGATGCGCGAGCGGCCAAGCGGATCGAGCAACTCGACCAACGACTCGGGCGCGAATAA
- a CDS encoding PEGA domain-containing protein: MMIAGLLSLVLARAEPTSPAAGPTTPVVLTPIEYEGELVEAFRDRIEAQMRAGLERSEYTVLDAEAAAGVPAYRVHARLGVDDRNYRLQLSVEDAHGVSVAQIDRTCELCGIQDVAEMVANEAAALAGDLGARVRALPLLTIESQPSGATIELDGRAAGQTPASLRVPVGRHRARAQLSGHFDQEVEIDAFAGLNQTIALRLVPRPVPPTPEQRRRAAMGPVGAVVLVLGGGALASGAVLLALDERPLRSQCSGADIDAFGNCRQLYDTLAGGVALTVTGAISAAVGSALLGLAYGKRHPRRRGARR, translated from the coding sequence ATGATGATCGCCGGACTCCTGTCGTTGGTGCTCGCCCGCGCGGAGCCGACCTCGCCCGCCGCCGGCCCCACGACGCCCGTGGTGCTGACGCCGATCGAGTACGAAGGCGAGCTGGTGGAGGCGTTCCGTGACCGCATCGAAGCCCAGATGCGGGCGGGACTCGAGCGCTCGGAGTACACGGTCCTCGATGCCGAGGCTGCCGCTGGTGTGCCTGCGTATCGCGTGCACGCGCGTCTCGGTGTCGACGATCGCAACTATCGGCTGCAGCTCTCGGTCGAGGACGCCCACGGCGTGAGCGTCGCGCAGATCGATCGCACCTGCGAGCTGTGCGGAATCCAGGACGTCGCCGAGATGGTCGCGAACGAGGCCGCCGCCCTGGCCGGAGATCTCGGCGCCCGCGTGCGCGCGTTGCCGCTGCTCACGATCGAGAGCCAGCCCAGCGGGGCGACGATCGAGCTCGACGGCCGCGCTGCGGGCCAGACTCCGGCGTCGCTCCGCGTCCCTGTCGGTCGTCACCGCGCTCGGGCCCAGCTGTCGGGCCACTTCGATCAGGAGGTCGAGATCGACGCGTTCGCCGGCCTGAACCAGACCATCGCGTTGCGACTGGTGCCGCGCCCTGTGCCACCGACCCCCGAGCAGCGGCGTCGCGCGGCGATGGGGCCGGTCGGCGCGGTCGTACTCGTGCTCGGGGGCGGCGCGTTGGCGAGCGGCGCCGTGTTGCTGGCGCTCGACGAACGCCCGCTGCGGAGCCAGTGCAGTGGCGCGGACATCGACGCCTTCGGCAATTGCCGCCAGCTCTACGACACCCTCGCGGGCGGCGTCGCGCTGACGGTCACCGGCGCGATCTCGGCCGCGGTCGGCTCGGCGCTGCTCGGCCTCGCCTACGGCAAGCGGCACCCGCGGCGCAGGGGGGCGCGCCGGTGA